In Enterobacter sp. 638, a single window of DNA contains:
- a CDS encoding phage tail protein — protein sequence MLMVLGFFVFERRTLPYQSMQYSKDYRWASNDRIGKPPAYQFLGEGETTRTLSGVLYPEITGGRLSLLAVELMADEGRAWPLIDGNGMIHGMYVIDKVTHTHSEFFSDGAARKIEFSLSLKRVDKSLAAIYGDLKTQASNLVSDAGNWLGGLAG from the coding sequence ATGTTAATGGTGCTGGGATTTTTTGTGTTTGAGCGGCGTACCCTGCCGTATCAGTCGATGCAGTATTCGAAGGATTACCGCTGGGCGTCAAATGACCGTATCGGCAAGCCACCGGCGTATCAGTTTCTCGGGGAGGGGGAAACCACGCGCACGCTGTCGGGTGTGCTTTACCCGGAAATTACCGGCGGTCGTTTGTCCTTGCTGGCCGTCGAACTGATGGCCGACGAGGGGCGGGCGTGGCCGCTGATTGACGGGAACGGCATGATCCACGGGATGTATGTCATCGATAAAGTGACGCACACCCACAGCGAGTTTTTCAGCGATGGTGCGGCGCGAAAGATTGAGTTTAGCCTGTCGCTGAAACGCGTCGATAAGTCACTCGCGGCCATCTATGGCGACCTGAAAACGCAGGCCAGCAATCTGGTTAGTGATGCGGGTAACTGGCTGGGAGGGCTGGCGGGATGA
- a CDS encoding phage tail tape measure protein: MSNNVRLEVLLNAVDRASRPLKAIQTASKSLSGDIRTSQKSLRELNAQASRIDGFRKASAQLAVTGQSLEKAKLEAQALATQFKNTERPTRAQAQVLESAKRAAEGLQTKYNSLTESIKRQQRELGAAGINTRNLANDERGLKSRISETTAQLNRQREALAKVSAQQARLSQVKDRYQAGKSLAGSMAGAGAAGVGIATTGTVAGVKLMMPGFDFAQKNSELQAVLGVEKQSPEMQALRKQARQLGDNTAASADDAAGAQIIIAKSGGDAAAIQAATPVTLNMALSNKRTMEENAALLTGMKSAFQLSNDKVAHIGDVLSMTMNKTAADFDGMSDALTYAAPVAKNAGVSIEETAAMVGALHDSKITGSMAGTGSRAVLSRLQAPTGKAYDAIKELGIKTSDSKGNTRPIFSILKEMQRSFEKNNLGTGQKAEYMKTIFGEEASSAAAVLMAAASSGKLDQLTAAFKASDGKTEELVKVMQDNLGGDFKEFQSAYEAVGTDLFDQQEGSLRKLTQTATQYVLKIDGWITKNKGLATTIGVVVGGALALIGVMGGIGLVAWPVVMGINAIIAAAGVLGVVFSSVGTAIGAISLPVVAVVAAVVAGALLIRKYWEPISAFFSGVVEGLKAAFAPVGEMFAPLAPVFDSIAEKLGVVWKWFTDLLAPVKATQETLDRCKNVGVAFGQALADALMAPLNIFNSLSGKVSWLLEKLGVIKKESSDLDQNAAKTDKTAANGGYIPATAAYGGYQSYQPVTAPAGRSYIDQSKSEYNITLQGGVAAGSDLDRQLRDAVDKLDREKRARQRSSMRHD; the protein is encoded by the coding sequence ATGAGCAATAACGTCAGACTTGAGGTGCTGCTGAACGCAGTCGACCGGGCAAGCCGACCACTTAAAGCTATCCAGACCGCCAGCAAATCCCTGTCGGGCGATATCCGCACTTCACAGAAATCCCTGCGCGAGCTCAATGCGCAGGCGTCACGCATTGACGGATTTCGTAAAGCCAGCGCGCAGCTTGCCGTGACCGGCCAGTCGCTTGAGAAAGCAAAGCTTGAAGCGCAAGCCCTTGCCACGCAGTTTAAAAATACCGAGCGCCCGACGCGCGCACAGGCGCAGGTGCTTGAATCCGCGAAGCGTGCCGCCGAGGGGTTGCAGACCAAATATAACAGCCTGACAGAGTCCATTAAGCGCCAGCAACGCGAGCTCGGGGCAGCGGGGATTAATACGCGCAATCTGGCGAATGATGAGCGGGGGCTAAAATCGCGCATCAGCGAGACAACCGCGCAGCTTAACCGCCAGCGTGAGGCACTGGCGAAAGTCAGCGCTCAACAGGCCAGACTTAGCCAGGTAAAAGACCGATATCAGGCCGGTAAATCTCTTGCGGGAAGCATGGCGGGAGCGGGGGCTGCCGGGGTCGGTATTGCGACAACGGGAACCGTGGCCGGGGTAAAACTGATGATGCCGGGCTTTGACTTTGCGCAGAAAAATTCCGAGCTGCAGGCTGTGCTCGGCGTCGAAAAACAGTCGCCCGAAATGCAGGCGCTGCGTAAACAGGCGCGACAGCTCGGTGACAACACCGCCGCCTCTGCTGACGATGCGGCCGGTGCGCAAATTATCATTGCCAAAAGCGGTGGCGATGCGGCGGCCATTCAGGCGGCGACGCCGGTCACGCTGAATATGGCGCTGTCCAACAAGCGCACGATGGAGGAGAACGCCGCGCTGCTGACGGGAATGAAATCCGCGTTTCAGCTTTCCAACGACAAAGTCGCGCATATTGGCGATGTGCTGTCGATGACGATGAACAAAACCGCTGCTGACTTTGACGGGATGAGCGACGCGCTGACCTATGCCGCGCCGGTCGCAAAAAATGCCGGGGTGAGTATCGAAGAAACTGCCGCGATGGTCGGTGCGCTGCACGATTCTAAAATCACCGGCTCGATGGCGGGAACGGGGAGCCGTGCAGTGCTGAGTCGCCTGCAGGCTCCGACCGGTAAAGCGTATGACGCAATCAAAGAGCTCGGGATTAAAACGTCTGACAGTAAGGGAAACACGCGCCCGATATTTTCCATCCTGAAAGAAATGCAGCGCAGTTTTGAGAAAAACAACCTCGGCACTGGCCAGAAAGCCGAATACATGAAAACCATTTTCGGAGAGGAGGCCAGCTCGGCGGCAGCGGTGCTGATGGCCGCAGCCTCAAGCGGCAAGCTTGACCAGCTCACCGCTGCGTTTAAAGCCTCGGACGGCAAAACCGAGGAGCTGGTTAAGGTCATGCAGGACAACCTCGGCGGCGACTTTAAAGAATTTCAGTCAGCCTATGAGGCGGTCGGGACTGACCTGTTTGACCAGCAAGAGGGCTCACTGCGTAAGCTGACACAGACGGCGACGCAGTATGTTTTAAAAATTGACGGCTGGATTACCAAAAACAAAGGACTGGCGACCACTATCGGCGTGGTGGTGGGGGGAGCGCTAGCGCTCATTGGCGTGATGGGCGGGATTGGCCTTGTCGCGTGGCCGGTGGTGATGGGGATTAATGCCATTATCGCCGCTGCTGGCGTGCTGGGTGTGGTATTCAGCTCGGTCGGCACTGCCATTGGTGCAATCAGTCTGCCGGTGGTGGCCGTGGTCGCGGCTGTGGTGGCGGGTGCGCTGCTCATTCGCAAATACTGGGAGCCGATTAGTGCCTTTTTCTCGGGCGTGGTGGAGGGGCTTAAAGCCGCTTTCGCGCCGGTCGGAGAAATGTTTGCACCGCTCGCGCCGGTGTTTGACTCCATCGCGGAAAAGCTCGGTGTGGTCTGGAAATGGTTTACTGACCTGCTTGCGCCGGTGAAAGCCACGCAGGAGACGCTCGACCGCTGCAAAAATGTCGGCGTGGCCTTTGGTCAGGCGCTGGCTGATGCGCTGATGGCTCCGCTCAACATCTTTAACAGTCTGAGCGGAAAGGTGAGCTGGTTGCTGGAAAAACTCGGGGTTATCAAAAAGGAATCCAGCGACCTCGACCAGAACGCCGCGAAAACGGACAAGACCGCCGCAAATGGCGGGTATATCCCGGCAACAGCGGCCTATGGCGGCTATCAGAGTTATCAACCTGTCACGGCTCCCGCAGGGCGCTCGTATATCGACCAGAGCAAAAGCGAGTACAACATCACCCTGCAGGGCGGGGTCGCGGCGGGGAGTGACCTCGACCGCCAGCTCCGCGACGCCGTCGACAAGCTCGACCGCGAAAAACGTGCGCGCCAGCGCTCCAGCATGAGACACGATTGA
- a CDS encoding GpE family phage tail protein gives MADIAVIFHWPPSELNSLSLTGLLTWRDKALQRSGNQHEQ, from the coding sequence ATGGCGGATATCGCAGTGATATTTCACTGGCCGCCGTCAGAGCTGAATTCCCTGAGCCTGACCGGGCTCCTGACATGGCGCGACAAGGCGCTGCAACGTAGCGGAAACCAACATGAGCAATAA
- a CDS encoding phage tail assembly protein — MKNINETAVTDAENVNPNVVIFDTPLMRGEQKIEQVTLTKPNAGTLRGVSLASLANSDVDALIKVLPRMTYPVLTEQEIIRLDASDLISLAGKVVGFLSPASAR, encoded by the coding sequence ATGAAAAACATCAATGAAACCGCCGTTACCGACGCTGAAAATGTAAACCCGAACGTGGTTATTTTCGATACCCCGCTGATGCGCGGCGAGCAGAAAATCGAGCAGGTGACGTTAACCAAACCGAACGCGGGAACCCTGCGCGGCGTGTCGCTGGCCTCGCTGGCAAATTCTGACGTTGATGCGCTGATTAAGGTGCTGCCGCGCATGACGTATCCGGTGCTGACAGAGCAAGAAATTATTCGCCTCGATGCGTCTGACCTGATTTCGCTCGCCGGTAAGGTGGTCGGTTTTTTGTCACCGGCTTCGGCTCGTTAA
- a CDS encoding phage major tail tube protein yields the protein MSLPRKLKYLNMFNDGLSYMGVVESVTLPKLTRKLEKYRGGGMPGSVSIDLGLDDDALSLEWTLGGLPDIDLWAQYASPGADSVPLRFAGSYQRDDTGVISAVEVVMRGRHKEYDGGENKQGESGTTKMSTELAYYQLTIDGKEVIEIDVINMVLKVDGVDRLAEHRKAIGL from the coding sequence ATGTCACTACCGCGCAAGCTTAAATATCTGAACATGTTCAACGACGGTCTGAGCTACATGGGCGTCGTGGAATCCGTCACCCTGCCAAAGCTGACCCGCAAGCTTGAGAAGTATCGCGGCGGCGGAATGCCGGGCTCGGTATCGATTGACCTCGGCCTCGATGACGACGCGCTGTCGCTTGAGTGGACGCTCGGCGGTCTGCCGGACATCGACCTGTGGGCGCAGTACGCCTCGCCGGGTGCTGACAGCGTGCCGCTGCGTTTTGCAGGCTCTTACCAGCGTGACGACACCGGCGTAATTTCTGCCGTTGAGGTGGTGATGCGTGGCCGTCACAAAGAGTACGACGGCGGTGAGAACAAGCAGGGCGAAAGCGGGACGACCAAAATGTCGACCGAGCTCGCCTATTACCAGCTCACGATTGACGGCAAAGAAGTCATCGAGATTGACGTCATTAACATGGTGCTGAAAGTCGACGGCGTCGACCGTCTGGCAGAACACCGTAAGGCGATTGGCCTGTAA
- a CDS encoding phage tail sheath protein: MSDYHHGVQVIEINDGVRTISTVSTAIIGMVCTASDADAKTFPLNEPVLITNVQSAIGKAGKKGTLSASLQAIADQCKPVIVAVRVAESTHADPEEAKAETISNIIGTTDENGKYTGLKALLTAKTVTGVKPRILGVPGLDSQEVATALASTCQSLRAFGYISAWGCKTISEAIDYRENFSQRELMVIFPDFLAWDTTANETSTAWATARALGLRARIDQTTGWHKTLSNVGVNGVTGVSASVSWDLQEPATDANLLNQAGVTTLIRNDGFKFWGNRTCSDDPLFLFENYTRTAQVLADTMAEAHAWAMDKPITATLIRDIVAGINAKFRELKTNGYIVDGACWYDPESNDTATLKVGKLYIDYDYTPVPPLENLTLRQRITDTYLAILSDSVNS; this comes from the coding sequence ATGAGCGACTATCATCACGGTGTGCAGGTCATCGAGATTAACGATGGCGTGCGCACCATTTCCACCGTCTCAACGGCTATTATCGGCATGGTCTGCACGGCCAGCGATGCGGACGCAAAAACCTTCCCGCTGAATGAGCCGGTGCTCATTACTAACGTGCAAAGCGCCATCGGCAAAGCCGGTAAAAAAGGCACGCTGTCGGCGTCCCTGCAGGCCATCGCTGACCAGTGCAAACCGGTCATTGTGGCCGTGCGCGTGGCGGAAAGTACCCATGCAGACCCGGAGGAAGCTAAAGCCGAAACGATTTCCAACATCATCGGCACGACCGATGAGAACGGCAAATACACCGGGCTTAAAGCGCTGCTCACGGCGAAAACGGTCACCGGCGTTAAGCCGCGCATTCTCGGCGTGCCGGGGCTTGATTCTCAGGAGGTGGCGACCGCGCTCGCGTCAACGTGTCAAAGCCTGCGCGCCTTTGGCTATATCAGCGCGTGGGGCTGCAAAACCATTTCCGAGGCCATCGACTATCGCGAGAATTTCAGCCAGCGCGAGCTGATGGTCATCTTCCCTGATTTTCTGGCATGGGATACCACGGCGAATGAAACCTCAACCGCCTGGGCGACGGCGCGCGCGCTCGGTCTGCGAGCCAGAATCGACCAGACGACCGGCTGGCATAAAACCCTGTCTAACGTCGGCGTGAACGGTGTCACCGGTGTCAGCGCCTCGGTCTCATGGGATTTGCAGGAGCCTGCCACCGACGCGAACCTGCTGAATCAGGCCGGTGTCACCACACTGATTCGCAACGACGGCTTTAAGTTCTGGGGAAACCGCACCTGCTCGGATGACCCGCTTTTCCTGTTTGAGAACTACACCCGCACCGCGCAGGTGCTGGCTGACACGATGGCGGAGGCGCACGCGTGGGCGATGGATAAGCCCATCACCGCGACGCTTATTCGTGACATCGTTGCGGGTATCAATGCCAAATTCCGCGAGCTGAAAACCAACGGCTATATCGTCGATGGCGCGTGCTGGTACGACCCGGAATCGAACGACACCGCGACCCTGAAAGTCGGGAAACTGTATATCGATTACGACTATACCCCCGTCCCGCCGCTGGAAAATCTGACCCTGCGCCAGCGCATCACCGATACCTATCTGGCGATCCTGTCGGACTCGGTCAACAGCTAA
- a CDS encoding tail fiber assembly protein, whose product MAKATLNKNGIAIKAGELTVYNYDGETRELLSSSVEFLAVGVGIPANSCTDAPTENRDGYAVCRLAGLDGWEYIEDHRGETVYSTETGQAVGITAPGAYAQNVTLSAPLTPFDRWNGQSWVTDLEALRQADESQARQKKAGLLSEAHSTISLWQTGLQLGIISDEDKASLITWMTYIQALNAVDVTAAPDIDWPLMPE is encoded by the coding sequence ATGGCAAAGGCCACACTGAATAAAAACGGCATCGCCATTAAAGCCGGTGAGCTGACTGTCTACAACTACGATGGCGAAACGCGTGAATTATTATCATCCTCGGTGGAGTTTCTTGCAGTCGGGGTGGGCATTCCGGCCAATTCCTGCACCGATGCGCCGACAGAAAACAGAGACGGTTATGCGGTCTGCCGCCTGGCCGGTCTGGACGGATGGGAGTACATCGAAGACCACCGGGGTGAGACGGTGTACAGCACGGAAACCGGTCAGGCTGTCGGGATAACTGCGCCGGGTGCGTATGCACAGAATGTCACCCTGTCTGCGCCGTTGACGCCCTTTGACCGCTGGAATGGTCAGAGCTGGGTCACTGATTTGGAGGCGCTGCGACAGGCTGACGAATCACAGGCCAGACAGAAAAAAGCCGGGTTACTGTCAGAAGCGCACAGCACTATCAGTCTCTGGCAGACCGGGCTGCAACTCGGCATTATCAGCGATGAAGATAAGGCAAGCCTGATTACATGGATGACGTATATTCAGGCGCTGAATGCCGTGGATGTGACCGCTGCGCCAGATATCGACTGGCCGCTGATGCCCGAATAA
- a CDS encoding phage tail protein produces the protein MTAKYFAILTNQGAAKLANATALGTKLNLTQLAVGDGNGFLPTPDPAQTRLINQKRIAPLNMLSVDPNNSSQIIAEQIIPENEGGFWIREIGLYDDDGVLIAVANCPETYKPQLQEGSGRTQTIRMILIVSATSAITLKIDPSVVLATRRFVDGKVTEVKMYADSVLAAHVDAANPHPQYLKTAEIDNYLPVGFPLPWPQATPPQGWLKCNGAPFDKVKYPKLAVAYPSGLLPDLRGEFIRGWDDGRGVDSGRVALTTQGDAVQKMTGAASNGAATGFVNNSTSRVSGVFKRGSVIYPNTSAQNADYQGVDLVFDSSLMVRSAEETRPRNIAFNYIVRAA, from the coding sequence ATGACAGCGAAATATTTCGCCATTCTGACGAATCAGGGCGCGGCAAAACTGGCGAATGCGACGGCGCTCGGCACAAAGCTCAACCTGACGCAATTAGCGGTCGGGGACGGTAACGGCTTCCTGCCGACGCCAGACCCGGCACAGACGAGGCTGATTAATCAAAAGCGCATCGCGCCGTTAAACATGCTGAGCGTTGACCCGAACAACTCAAGCCAGATTATCGCGGAGCAAATTATTCCCGAGAATGAGGGTGGTTTCTGGATTCGCGAAATTGGTCTTTACGACGATGACGGTGTGCTCATTGCCGTGGCGAACTGTCCCGAGACCTACAAGCCGCAACTGCAGGAGGGGAGCGGCCGCACGCAGACCATCCGCATGATTCTGATTGTGTCAGCCACGTCTGCGATCACCCTGAAAATTGACCCGTCGGTGGTGCTGGCCACGCGCCGGTTTGTCGACGGCAAAGTCACAGAAGTAAAAATGTATGCCGACAGCGTGCTGGCCGCGCATGTTGATGCTGCTAATCCGCATCCTCAGTACCTCAAAACGGCGGAGATTGATAACTATCTTCCGGTCGGTTTTCCGCTGCCGTGGCCGCAGGCAACGCCGCCGCAGGGATGGCTAAAATGCAACGGCGCACCTTTTGACAAGGTGAAATATCCGAAGCTTGCTGTCGCTTATCCCTCCGGGCTGCTTCCTGATTTACGCGGCGAGTTTATCCGTGGCTGGGATGACGGGCGCGGGGTGGATTCGGGTCGCGTCGCGCTGACGACGCAGGGCGATGCCGTTCAGAAAATGACGGGTGCGGCCAGTAATGGCGCGGCAACAGGATTTGTAAACAACTCGACGTCGAGAGTCAGCGGCGTGTTCAAACGCGGTAGCGTCATTTACCCGAATACGTCTGCGCAAAATGCCGACTATCAGGGGGTCGATTTGGTATTCGATTCATCATTAATGGTGCGCTCGGCGGAAGAGACCCGACCACGCAACATCGCATTTAACTACATCGTGAGGGCGGCATAA
- a CDS encoding phage tail protein I, with protein MTDRLLPAGSSTLEVAAAAALAEIQRVPVSLRTLWNWRTCPVNLLPYLAWALSVDRWDETWPEATKRSVIASSFFVHQHKGTISALRRVVEPLGFLIEVREWWQLNEEPGTFRLVVGVLDTGITDEMYQELERLIHDAKPASRHLTGLAISLSTAGELYTGAGCYHGDALTVYPYTPEEIVVGGEYFPASAIHLIDNLRVNA; from the coding sequence ATGACTGACCGGCTGTTACCCGCTGGCTCGTCGACGCTTGAGGTTGCTGCCGCTGCTGCGCTGGCTGAGATTCAGCGCGTGCCGGTGTCGCTGCGCACCCTGTGGAACTGGCGAACCTGTCCGGTGAATCTGCTGCCGTATCTGGCGTGGGCGCTGTCGGTCGACCGCTGGGATGAGACGTGGCCGGAGGCAACTAAACGCAGCGTTATCGCCTCCTCGTTTTTCGTCCATCAGCACAAAGGCACGATTAGCGCCCTGCGTCGGGTGGTGGAGCCACTTGGTTTTCTGATTGAGGTGCGGGAGTGGTGGCAGCTCAACGAGGAGCCCGGCACATTCCGGCTCGTTGTCGGCGTGCTCGACACCGGTATTACGGATGAAATGTATCAGGAGCTTGAACGCCTGATTCACGATGCGAAACCGGCAAGCCGCCACCTGACCGGGCTCGCTATCAGCCTGAGTACCGCCGGAGAGCTGTACACCGGCGCGGGGTGCTATCACGGTGACGCGTTGACGGTTTACCCCTACACCCCCGAGGAAATTGTCGTCGGCGGTGAATATTTCCCGGCCTCGGCCATCCATTTAATCGACAACCTGAGAGTGAACGCATGA
- a CDS encoding baseplate assembly protein, with product MPIVDLNQLAAPDVVEALDYETILSERKATLVSLYPEDQQEAVARTLTLESEPIVKLLQENAYREVIWRQRVNEAARAVMLAYAAGNDLDVVAANNNTVRLTVIPQDDTTLPPTFAVMESDADLRLRAQQAFEGLSVAGPVGAYEYHGRSADGRVADVSVESPTPACVTISVLSREGDGTASADLLAAVEKALNAETVRPVGDRVTVRSAEIVPYEIGATLYVYPGPESEPVRQAAEQKLKSYISAQHRLGRDIRLSAIYAALHVEGVQRVELDSPLADIVLTPSQASNCTGYRITVGGSDD from the coding sequence ATGCCTATTGTCGACCTGAACCAGCTCGCCGCGCCCGATGTGGTGGAGGCGCTGGATTATGAAACCATTCTGAGCGAGCGCAAGGCGACACTCGTCTCGCTCTATCCCGAAGACCAGCAGGAGGCGGTCGCGCGCACCCTGACGCTCGAATCCGAGCCGATTGTGAAGCTGTTGCAGGAGAACGCTTATCGGGAAGTCATCTGGCGTCAGCGCGTCAATGAAGCGGCGCGCGCGGTGATGCTGGCCTATGCCGCCGGTAATGACCTCGATGTGGTTGCCGCCAACAACAACACCGTGCGCCTGACGGTCATTCCGCAGGACGACACCACACTCCCGCCGACGTTTGCCGTGATGGAATCTGACGCTGATTTGCGCCTGCGTGCGCAGCAGGCGTTTGAGGGGCTGAGCGTGGCGGGTCCGGTGGGTGCGTATGAATATCATGGCCGCAGCGCCGACGGGCGGGTCGCTGACGTGTCGGTCGAGAGTCCGACGCCTGCCTGCGTCACGATTTCTGTGCTGTCCCGCGAGGGTGACGGGACGGCCAGCGCTGACCTGCTGGCGGCGGTTGAAAAGGCGCTCAATGCCGAAACCGTGCGCCCGGTAGGCGACCGCGTGACCGTCCGGTCGGCTGAGATTGTGCCGTATGAGATTGGCGCGACGCTTTACGTTTATCCCGGCCCCGAATCGGAGCCTGTCCGACAGGCTGCTGAGCAGAAACTCAAAAGCTATATCAGCGCGCAGCACCGCCTCGGGCGTGATATCCGCCTGTCTGCCATTTATGCCGCGCTGCATGTTGAGGGGGTACAGCGTGTCGAGCTTGATTCCCCGCTGGCCGACATTGTGCTGACCCCGTCGCAGGCGTCGAACTGCACCGGCTACCGGATAACTGTCGGGGGCTCGGATGACTGA
- a CDS encoding GPW/gp25 family protein has product MTVRYLGMNGHTGLAISEVEHIRQSVRDILVTPVGSRVMRREYGSLLSALIDQPQTPALRLQIMAACYSAIQKWEPRVTLSTITFERGEADGALYVDMTGTRATSGQPFSLTIPLS; this is encoded by the coding sequence ATGACGGTGCGTTATCTGGGTATGAACGGCCACACCGGGCTCGCGATTTCTGAGGTGGAGCACATCCGGCAAAGCGTGCGCGACATTCTGGTCACGCCGGTTGGCTCGCGCGTCATGCGCCGTGAATACGGCTCGCTGCTGTCTGCGCTGATTGACCAGCCGCAGACCCCGGCGCTGCGTCTGCAGATTATGGCCGCGTGTTACTCCGCTATCCAGAAGTGGGAGCCACGCGTCACCCTGTCGACCATTACCTTTGAACGCGGGGAGGCTGACGGGGCGCTGTATGTTGATATGACCGGCACGCGTGCAACGTCCGGCCAGCCTTTTTCACTCACCATTCCACTGAGTTAA
- a CDS encoding phage baseplate assembly protein V: MNTLNSLQDIARAIRNLIRTGIVTDVDPVEGLCRVQTGGMQTTWLNWLTSRAGRSRVWWAPSVGEQVLILAIGGELDTAFVLPSIFSDDHPAPSASPDALHIAFPDGAVMEYEPESGALTVSGIKTADVTASDSITATVPLVLVKASTRITLDTPEVVCTNKLITGSLEVQKGGTMKGDIEHTGGKFTSNGVQADDHDHGGVKRGDDRTVDTK, encoded by the coding sequence ATGAACACATTAAATTCACTTCAGGATATCGCTCGCGCGATCCGCAACCTTATCCGCACCGGTATCGTGACCGACGTCGACCCCGTCGAGGGGCTTTGTCGCGTCCAGACCGGCGGGATGCAAACCACCTGGCTTAACTGGCTGACTTCGCGCGCCGGTCGCTCGCGAGTGTGGTGGGCTCCGTCCGTTGGCGAGCAGGTGCTGATTCTGGCTATCGGTGGCGAGCTCGATACCGCCTTTGTGCTGCCCTCCATCTTCTCTGATGACCATCCTGCGCCGTCTGCCTCGCCGGATGCGCTTCACATCGCCTTTCCTGACGGGGCGGTTATGGAGTACGAGCCTGAAAGCGGGGCGCTCACCGTGTCCGGTATCAAAACCGCCGATGTCACCGCTTCGGATTCCATTACGGCAACCGTGCCGCTGGTACTGGTCAAAGCCTCGACCCGCATCACGCTCGATACCCCCGAAGTGGTCTGCACCAACAAGCTCATTACCGGCTCGCTCGAAGTGCAGAAGGGCGGGACGATGAAAGGGGATATCGAGCACACCGGCGGTAAATTTACCTCCAACGGCGTGCAGGCGGATGACCACGACCACGGCGGCGTGAAGCGCGGCGATGACAGAACGGTGGACACTAAATGA
- a CDS encoding phage virion morphogenesis protein, translated as MSELKPFDDKLAGLIGALSQAGRRKLAAEIAKQLRRSQQQRIKQQKAPDGTPYQARKRQPLRAKKGRIKSAMFQKLRTSRYMKVSGRNDTAVVEFTGKVQRIVQIHQYGLKDRPTPNSQDVQYPQRELLGFSRADKKYIDELVIDYLRNNSFLH; from the coding sequence ATGAGTGAATTAAAGCCCTTTGACGATAAGCTGGCCGGGCTGATTGGCGCACTGTCACAGGCGGGGCGGCGCAAGCTTGCCGCCGAGATTGCGAAGCAACTGCGCAGGTCGCAACAGCAACGGATTAAACAGCAAAAAGCGCCCGATGGCACGCCGTATCAGGCGCGAAAGCGTCAGCCGCTCAGGGCAAAAAAAGGGCGTATTAAAAGCGCGATGTTTCAGAAGTTGCGAACCAGCCGCTACATGAAAGTCAGTGGCCGCAATGATACTGCTGTGGTGGAGTTTACCGGTAAGGTGCAACGTATCGTGCAGATCCATCAGTACGGACTTAAAGACAGGCCAACCCCTAATAGTCAGGATGTTCAGTATCCACAGCGTGAGTTGCTGGGATTTAGTCGTGCTGATAAAAAATATATTGATGAGCTGGTAATTGACTATCTAAGAAATAATTCTTTCCTTCATTAG
- a CDS encoding phage tail protein: protein MQKMKSLRKALTDAVPQLKTNPEMMRIFADEGNIDARLAASLSHEKIYTLNVIVCDFVGDPDLIFVPVAAWLRENQPDICTTDEGRKKGYRFQMDLNDGDNVDISISLQLTERTLVREENGALHVSYAPEPPLPEPVTPPTELYLLGELVSKWDE from the coding sequence ATGCAGAAAATGAAAAGCCTGCGCAAGGCGCTCACTGACGCCGTACCGCAGCTAAAAACCAACCCCGAAATGATGCGCATCTTTGCCGACGAAGGGAATATCGATGCGCGTCTTGCGGCCTCGCTCTCGCACGAAAAGATTTACACCCTGAATGTGATCGTGTGTGACTTTGTCGGCGACCCTGATTTGATTTTCGTGCCGGTGGCCGCGTGGCTGCGTGAGAATCAGCCGGATATCTGCACCACGGATGAGGGGCGGAAAAAGGGCTACCGGTTCCAGATGGATTTAAACGACGGTGACAACGTGGATATCAGTATTAGCCTGCAGCTCACCGAGCGCACGCTCGTCAGGGAGGAAAACGGCGCGCTGCACGTCAGCTATGCGCCTGAGCCGCCTCTGCCCGAACCGGTGACGCCGCCAACCGAGCTTTATCTCCTTGGTGAACTCGTGAGCAAATGGGATGAGTGA
- the lysC gene encoding Rz1-like lysis system protein LysC (LysC is an Rz1-like component of a phage lytic system, substantially overlapping although not fully embedded in the gene for the Rz-like LysB component.), translating into MLCAACTPAPPALPPVTVYNACPKVSLCPMPGSEPLTNGDLSADIRTLEHALTACALKVETIKDCQDKTDAENEKPAQGAH; encoded by the coding sequence ATGCTGTGCGCCGCCTGCACACCCGCACCGCCTGCGCTTCCGCCGGTCACTGTTTACAACGCCTGCCCGAAAGTGAGCCTCTGCCCGATGCCGGGAAGCGAACCGCTCACTAACGGCGATTTAAGTGCCGATATCCGCACACTGGAGCACGCGCTCACGGCCTGCGCGCTTAAGGTCGAAACCATTAAAGACTGTCAGGATAAAACAGATGCAGAAAATGAAAAGCCTGCGCAAGGCGCTCACTGA